The genomic window aaaaaccaaagtatttgtgggacctaaaggagtTTTTGAAgaagagcaggcagtttaacagttttggataaacaagggaatcatgaacaactatcactaaacacacacaaaaaataatttttataaattaaactattattttcttttgtggactatatgtaaatgtcttttatgtgaaatatcttattcacatcagtgataaaaaaaaataacatgcattttgtatgatccctcttattttggtcaaataatcaacattttgcagattctgtaactCAAAAACTGTTGTGGTTACTAAAACGTGTAAAAAATGCAATTGAAATGCTCCTAATGTAGAATTAACTTGAATGTATGCACTTTTTTGAAAACCCGTCCAAACTAGATAATCCTGAAATAAACCAAAGGCATGAAGAAGTATTTTCATGCTGCAGTGTGCCAGGTTATTAATTTTAAAAGTCACATCCTCATGCGTTTTTTTAGGGACTAGCCCTGCCTGTGCTGCCCCATAAAGCACTAGAGGGGGAGTGTGCCTCCCCTGGCATCCTGCTATAAAATCCTGGGTGTAATTGTAGCGTACTGAGGCAGAACAGGAGTAATCAGATCACATGAAGACAGCATCGGCACTGGATTAAAACAACCCCCCTTGCTGATCGAGGTACGACGGGTTCTGGCGAGTAGGTGaacgagagagggagagaggaaaAGCCGCGAAAGGGAGTGGGAGGAAGAATGAACCAGAAAGGGAGGCAGCGCAGTGCGAGTGAGCGAGAGAGAGGGGATGGGGAGGGAGTCAAAGGCAGGAAGCGAGCAACAGCCAGTGGAACAGAAATGCAGGGAGTTTGAGGGAGAGGGTGGAAAACGGAGGCCCGCCGCCAACGAGAGGACGACGGGAGCGAAGTGAGGTAAGAGAGAAAGAAGGGCAAGGGTCCAGAGGAAGAAAACACACCGGGATAACATCTGCGGGAGGAAACAACACACCAGAAGGTGGGGGTCAGAGTGAAGAAACATCCAAGAGAAAGTTTGAAGGCAGGACAGATGAGAAAAACATCTCCCGGTAATGACAAGGCCGGGACACCTAAAGAAGGGACGCGTCCTCTCGAGAGTCCCCTTCTTGGGCCGCAGAATGTTCTCCGAGACAAAAGGGGTCGGGGAGCCACGCGTTCAACCCACCACTTCAAACCAACTACAAAATGGAATACAAAGACCTCAAGCAGACATCCTTGCCTATTTTGGGACTGGGGACCACGTAACGAACACCTGTGGACCAAAGCAGCAGAATTCCCCCCTCAATGGATACACTGCCAAGCAGAGACTAACCATTCAGGGGGGTCATGCACAGCTAGACGTGACTGGCCAGATTTGTCAGACGGAGTTACCCAGCATGCGGTGGAACCAGCCTCTAGGGAAGGGGCTGCAACATAACAGCGTCTCTGTGAACTACAGCTTGACAGAATGCAGCTTTGTGGTCCACCGGCACCAGACCGAGCCACACCCCTTCTTGAGGAAGTGTGCTCTGGACGCGCCAACACAGTTCAGAGGTCATGGAAACTGTGGAGCGCCTGTTTGTGCAGCCGAGCAACAATCAGGCTCTGTGCAAGGGGCCCTGCTTGCATCGGACTGGATGGACGCAAGTGGTGCTCACAATTCAACCTTTAATAAGGATGCAGAACTTTGCACTTCGAACGGACAGGGAACTTTAAGTAGATGCCTGGGACGTGTAATGCAAGACTTCAGTGGACCTAGTATGCTGACTACCAAAGATGTCGACAAGACCAATCCTAACCACATTAAGTGTCAAGCAAAGGTCTCCCAAGGAGACCTTAGTGGACCTGGAAGAGGGTCTTGCACGTTTAGCTCTAAGCACTCGGAGAGAGCTATTCGGGACCAGATCCAAAGAGTTGTTGTGAATCTCGAGGATGTTCTACATGGCCTGAAAGAGATACATCTGGAAATGAAGGAGGTAaaggtttatttattatttggggATGATAACAGATGTTGTTCGTAATGAGTTCCACGAAGGGTGGCATTTAAATGTTATGTTTAGTTAAATCCCGAACTCTTGACTATCCATCAAATGCCGGATACTTTTAATAGTCGTGCTTTAGATAAGACACGGGCCATGAATTTTGTGTTTTAATATTAATCTTCATATCAATAATGAATACTGTTTATAGAGACCCCTGAATTTATTGGGTATTGGGCAATTTCTCTTCTGTGAGGGGA from Garra rufa chromosome 7, GarRuf1.0, whole genome shotgun sequence includes these protein-coding regions:
- the LOC141338491 gene encoding uncharacterized protein, which gives rise to MTRPGHLKKGRVLSRVPFLGRRMFSETKGVGEPRVQPTTSNQLQNGIQRPQADILAYFGTGDHVTNTCGPKQQNSPLNGYTAKQRLTIQGGHAQLDVTGQICQTELPSMRWNQPLGKGLQHNSVSVNYSLTECSFVVHRHQTEPHPFLRKCALDAPTQFRGHGNCGAPVCAAEQQSGSVQGALLASDWMDASGAHNSTFNKDAELCTSNGQGTLSRCLGRVMQDFSGPSMLTTKDVDKTNPNHIKCQAKVSQGDLSGPGRGSCTFSSKHSERAIRDQIQRVVVNLEDVLHGLKEIHLEMKEVVQKIDLLTADIDVGDTFKGCHSGRKDIEVASSQGVCSDKSPTSSVAPPAYPIKDQGLHDAGQKRESTQELDISQRNTSGTASRRKSKKPPPYPYSSTMGRVNPKDKGQKTPPYPFRRRLLSTIV